In Kryptolebias marmoratus isolate JLee-2015 linkage group LG22, ASM164957v2, whole genome shotgun sequence, a single window of DNA contains:
- the golga7bb gene encoding golgin subfamily A member 7B: protein MAAEFHNLQEMQHSALLVTKVFIQRDYSEGTVCRFQNKFPSELNNRIERTLLEETVKTLNSYYVEAEKIGGQSYLEGCLACATAYIVFLCMETRYEKVLKKISNYIQEQNEKIYAPRGLLLTDPIERGMRVLEVSVFEDRGSSGSTPSSSMSSCSSAR, encoded by the exons ATGGCAGCGGAG TTCCACAACCTTCAGGAAATGCAGCACAGCGCGTTGTTGGTAACAAAGGTGTTCATACAGAGAGACTACAGTGAAGGAACCGTGTGCCGATTTCAGAACAAGTTCCCTTCAGAGCTCAACAACAGG aTTGAGAGAACTTTGCTTGAGGAGACAGTGAAGACCCTGAACTCCTATTATGTGGAGGCTGAAAAAATTGGAGGTCAGTCGTACCTGGAAGGATGCCTGGCTTGTGCAACAGCTTATATTGTCTTCCTCTGCATGGAAACTCGCTATGAAAAG GTCTTGAAGAAGATATCAAACTACATCCAGGAGCAGAATGAGAAGATCTACGCTCCTAGAGGTCTGCTGCTCACAGACCCCATAGAGAGAGGAATGAGGGTT CTGGAGGTCAGCGTGTTTGAGGACCGGGGCTCATCCGGCTCCActcccagcagcagcatgtCATCATGCAGCAGTGCTCGATGA